In Desulfomonile tiedjei DSM 6799, a genomic segment contains:
- a CDS encoding ABC transporter substrate-binding protein, producing MSQKRRMRGFLALTTLLAAVLVLGSSAAWSAEKKVVLMWVGKAAMAKRVSTGFIWGMKELAPQVELVQYRDLDSMNSAEKIFNEAQTGSNGIIFLRSNGAEFLGKLASPPKVPCFVGGCNNPTELGAVTNLNAPEGMITGVTYFIPYPKRFEAIRSIFPNVKSVCLLVQKGHPSTPIEQAGTKAQCERFKITYNEVVAENVTQLVEGAKQQVNRVDLFIISTTALVLDNLSSIQGVANPAKKPIFSYAGDRAEKGATAEMAANDEKMGKMLAESVVEVVVKGIPISRVPVKLDTDPDIIINETVVKALNLTIPSEVLKRAKIVK from the coding sequence ATGAGTCAGAAGAGACGGATGAGAGGCTTTTTGGCGCTTACCACTTTGTTGGCCGCCGTTCTGGTACTAGGAAGCTCCGCGGCCTGGTCTGCCGAGAAGAAAGTGGTATTGATGTGGGTGGGAAAAGCGGCAATGGCTAAACGCGTTTCCACAGGTTTTATATGGGGAATGAAGGAATTGGCACCCCAGGTCGAGTTGGTTCAGTATCGAGATCTCGATAGTATGAATAGCGCAGAGAAGATCTTCAATGAAGCCCAGACCGGCTCGAACGGGATCATATTTCTGCGTTCCAATGGGGCCGAGTTTCTCGGTAAACTGGCTTCCCCCCCGAAAGTCCCTTGTTTTGTCGGGGGATGCAACAATCCCACAGAGCTTGGAGCCGTAACGAACCTTAACGCTCCTGAAGGAATGATAACGGGAGTCACCTATTTCATCCCCTACCCCAAACGATTTGAAGCAATACGGTCCATTTTTCCCAATGTAAAGAGTGTCTGCCTTCTCGTCCAGAAAGGCCACCCATCGACACCTATCGAGCAAGCAGGAACAAAGGCTCAATGCGAACGTTTCAAGATAACCTATAATGAAGTCGTTGCAGAAAACGTGACCCAGTTGGTGGAAGGGGCTAAGCAACAGGTAAATCGGGTGGATTTATTCATCATCAGCACTACTGCCCTGGTGTTAGATAATCTCTCCAGCATTCAGGGCGTTGCCAACCCGGCAAAGAAGCCGATCTTTTCCTATGCGGGCGATCGAGCGGAAAAGGGGGCGACAGCGGAAATGGCCGCGAATGATGAAAAAATGGGAAAAATGCTGGCCGAATCGGTGGTCGAAGTAGTTGTGAAAGGTATCCCGATTTCCAGGGTACCAGTAAAACTGGACACGGACCCTGACATTATCATAAACGAAACTGTGGTGAAGGCATTGAACCTCACCATTCCGAGTGAAGTCCTAAAACGGGCAAAAATCGTAAAGTAG
- a CDS encoding pentapeptide repeat-containing protein translates to MPKFEIKHEKTGEVLFSGKASSLKELVQRAVHFGSDASLLQMAVTKLGLKKVGKMRLYGANLAEADLSEIDLTEADFSGSNLSKSKLEGSCLKKGIFSRCNLSNTDMTRTTLSDCNLTEANLFRANLSKAIIDTANFTGANLNCANLAGNKLSKANFTKADLSEAVLTSSDMSRIQLSGNKLTKADLSWGVLSKARIERADLTGANLERADLSDAKLIGATLVNANLKEANLSGADLAGADLTGADLSAANLSGAKLTNAKLPKTNLNGSKLIRAEGFNCDLSGAAVRDSDLTGANFSSSQLVETDFSKSILVSANFSNAQMQGAVLTRTNLQEADFQKAAAQNADFSQASGEKVDFSGAVLQGANLQEANFFKAKLERADLSSANVSKASFRDGDLTRVIALATIFVSADLQNTSFKDADVSAADFTNANFSGVTMSQVAAVNANLTGTDFSWAFIDNTDFSGVKISGTKMRGAKLTAVKGIKLKKKEA, encoded by the coding sequence TTGCCGAAATTCGAAATTAAGCACGAAAAAACTGGCGAAGTTCTTTTCTCGGGAAAAGCGAGTTCCCTGAAAGAGCTCGTTCAGCGGGCGGTGCATTTTGGATCGGATGCATCACTGCTTCAAATGGCCGTAACGAAATTAGGTCTGAAAAAAGTTGGCAAGATGCGATTATATGGCGCAAATCTCGCAGAAGCCGATCTTTCCGAGATCGATCTCACTGAAGCTGATTTTTCAGGATCGAATCTTTCCAAGAGCAAACTGGAAGGTTCGTGTCTGAAAAAGGGTATTTTTTCAAGATGTAATCTTTCCAATACGGATATGACCCGTACCACACTCAGTGACTGTAATTTGACGGAAGCCAACCTTTTTAGGGCAAATCTGAGCAAAGCAATAATCGATACGGCCAATTTTACCGGTGCAAATCTTAATTGCGCAAACCTGGCCGGCAACAAGCTTTCGAAAGCGAATTTCACGAAAGCCGATCTCTCGGAGGCAGTATTGACGTCCTCCGATATGTCAAGAATTCAGTTGAGCGGAAACAAGCTCACCAAAGCCGATCTCTCCTGGGGTGTTTTATCCAAAGCAAGAATAGAACGGGCAGATCTTACCGGAGCAAATCTCGAACGGGCAGATCTCTCTGATGCCAAGCTAATCGGGGCAACACTTGTGAACGCGAATCTCAAGGAGGCTAATCTTTCGGGGGCGGATCTTGCCGGAGCGGATCTCACGGGCGCAGATTTGTCTGCAGCGAACCTGTCGGGCGCAAAATTGACGAACGCCAAACTCCCAAAAACGAACCTGAACGGATCGAAGCTTATCCGAGCTGAGGGATTCAACTGCGACCTGTCTGGAGCGGCTGTGCGTGATTCGGATCTGACCGGGGCAAACTTCTCATCATCACAATTGGTCGAAACCGATTTTTCAAAATCCATACTCGTAAGCGCAAATTTCTCAAATGCCCAGATGCAGGGAGCGGTACTCACCAGAACAAATCTCCAGGAAGCAGACTTTCAGAAAGCCGCAGCCCAAAATGCCGATTTCTCCCAGGCATCCGGCGAGAAGGTTGATTTTTCGGGAGCGGTCTTGCAAGGAGCAAACCTGCAAGAAGCTAACTTCTTCAAGGCAAAGCTCGAACGGGCGGACCTCAGCTCCGCGAACGTGAGTAAAGCTTCTTTCCGGGATGGAGATCTTACCCGTGTTATTGCGCTTGCTACGATCTTCGTCTCTGCTGACCTTCAAAACACATCCTTCAAAGATGCTGATGTGTCTGCGGCAGATTTCACGAACGCCAATTTTTCCGGAGTAACGATGTCCCAAGTGGCAGCCGTGAACGCCAATTTAACCGGAACCGATTTCTCTTGGGCTTTCATTGACAACACGGATTTCTCGGGAGTCAAGATCTCGGGGACCAAGATGAGAGGAGCAAAATTAACCGCTGTGAAAGGTATCAAACTCAAGAAAAAAGAAGCATGA
- a CDS encoding MBL fold metallo-hydrolase — MTIIHIIQVPIPYPVKWVNCYYFEDSIPTLIDTGLNLPECYESLVEGIRNSGGAASGLRRVVATHGHMDHAGLAGKLRDLSGAEILVHADDQTKLLTDKETIESKIAAFDRILLETGCPEEKRAEALEPLSERFSTFMSHAAECVPLNGGESIQFDDFNLRVLHTPGHSPGSTCLLNEANGDLFSGDSLIDELYVDPSSSMEPLSTHLASLDMLVHLPVRRVYPGHGSSYANFKNRIKRIRQYHDRRTAKVKEILQNSEAPQSPYAIASRLFGVEQGIDLLWAVSSVRFHLERLESIGEAVRISAGNSAYNYVPAVANS; from the coding sequence ATGACAATAATTCATATAATCCAAGTACCTATACCTTACCCGGTAAAATGGGTGAACTGCTACTATTTTGAAGACTCTATTCCGACGCTAATCGATACCGGACTCAATCTTCCCGAGTGTTACGAATCATTGGTTGAAGGCATTCGTAATTCCGGCGGTGCTGCTTCCGGACTTCGAAGGGTAGTAGCCACACACGGCCACATGGATCACGCAGGCCTCGCAGGCAAATTGCGCGATCTGAGTGGCGCCGAGATATTGGTCCACGCGGACGATCAAACCAAGCTGTTAACCGATAAGGAAACAATCGAATCGAAGATCGCTGCTTTCGATCGGATACTCCTGGAGACGGGCTGTCCGGAAGAAAAAAGAGCTGAAGCACTCGAGCCCCTGTCCGAACGTTTCAGCACCTTCATGAGCCATGCTGCTGAATGTGTCCCGCTCAACGGCGGAGAATCGATCCAATTTGACGATTTCAACCTTCGGGTTCTTCACACACCCGGTCACAGTCCGGGGTCTACGTGTTTGTTGAATGAAGCGAACGGAGATCTCTTTTCGGGAGACAGTCTCATCGACGAGCTTTATGTCGATCCAAGTTCCTCCATGGAACCTCTTTCCACGCATTTGGCATCACTGGATATGCTCGTGCATTTGCCTGTTCGCCGCGTGTATCCGGGACATGGTTCATCGTACGCGAATTTCAAGAATCGCATAAAGAGAATCCGACAATATCACGATAGACGCACTGCCAAGGTAAAAGAAATACTGCAGAATTCTGAAGCCCCCCAGTCACCGTATGCCATCGCGTCTCGGCTATTCGGTGTCGAGCAGGGTATCGATTTGCTCTGGGCCGTATCCTCCGTTCGTTTTCATCTGGAGCGTCTTGAATCCATCGGAGAAGCTGTTCGCATCAGTGCGGGGAATTCGGCATACAACTACGTTCCGGCAGTTGCGAATTCATGA
- a CDS encoding MFS transporter, translating to MTSLTDPAPHSMRRWAIFVVGSINFVISMFYRVSTAVISPSLVHDLGFTSSQLSDLSAVFFYAFAFSQLPMGVALDRYGTRRTLLVLSTFGVTGAILFSVGETPNHLIVARTLLGIGVSGNLMVLLTLFAAWFPVNRFGFLTGLVVSIGVLGNLLAATPLALMNHWIGWRSSFLVFALLNAAVVVIFLLIARERPPGSAPKTVRSGEMENGLYSLFRSYGYWAISLCSFVRYGYFAALQGLWIAPFLIYGLGLTEIAAGNALFVMGLGYMIALPLGGSLSDLVLRSRRQVVILSMSLMCLLTFSIVLWTKPVPMWLVMTTMFGLGFCSAPGNIAYAHMKELLPPDMVARALTAVNLFTVLGAGVITHILGIAVGPEPAKLTCPEDFRALWLIGGFSIALVVAVYYPVQDSNVLKQKRS from the coding sequence ATGACAAGCCTCACAGATCCTGCCCCACATAGCATGCGACGATGGGCCATCTTTGTGGTCGGCAGCATAAATTTCGTGATATCCATGTTCTACCGGGTATCCACTGCGGTAATTAGCCCCTCTCTCGTGCACGACCTGGGCTTTACGAGCAGCCAGCTCAGCGATCTTTCCGCAGTATTCTTCTATGCATTTGCATTCAGTCAGCTTCCCATGGGAGTGGCACTCGATCGATACGGAACCAGAAGAACACTATTGGTTCTATCAACTTTCGGAGTAACCGGGGCGATTCTCTTTTCTGTCGGCGAGACTCCCAATCATCTGATCGTTGCACGCACGTTGCTGGGCATCGGGGTAAGTGGCAACCTCATGGTGCTGCTGACGCTCTTCGCTGCGTGGTTTCCCGTGAATCGATTTGGTTTTCTTACGGGTCTGGTGGTATCCATAGGGGTTCTGGGTAATCTTCTCGCAGCGACTCCTCTTGCCCTGATGAATCATTGGATCGGGTGGAGATCCAGCTTCCTGGTATTCGCACTGCTGAATGCCGCAGTAGTTGTCATATTTCTCCTGATAGCCCGAGAAAGACCTCCCGGCAGTGCTCCAAAAACGGTCAGATCCGGCGAAATGGAAAACGGGCTTTACAGCCTGTTTCGTTCTTACGGTTACTGGGCCATCAGTCTGTGCAGCTTTGTGCGGTACGGGTATTTTGCCGCTCTACAAGGTTTGTGGATTGCCCCTTTTCTCATCTACGGTCTCGGGCTTACTGAAATTGCCGCTGGAAACGCACTGTTTGTCATGGGACTGGGTTATATGATCGCTCTTCCGTTAGGAGGGTCTTTGAGCGATCTGGTGCTTCGCTCCCGACGGCAAGTCGTGATACTCTCTATGTCTCTCATGTGTCTTCTTACCTTTTCAATAGTCTTGTGGACGAAACCCGTTCCGATGTGGCTGGTCATGACGACCATGTTTGGGCTGGGTTTTTGCTCTGCTCCGGGAAATATCGCGTATGCTCACATGAAAGAACTGCTTCCGCCCGACATGGTTGCTCGTGCTCTGACAGCAGTCAATCTTTTTACAGTCCTGGGGGCAGGGGTGATCACTCACATTCTTGGTATCGCGGTGGGACCGGAACCGGCAAAATTGACGTGTCCCGAGGACTTCAGAGCGCTTTGGCTCATTGGCGGATTCAGCATAGCCCTAGTCGTCGCAGTGTATTATCCTGTTCAGGACAGCAACGTTTTGAAGCAAAAGAGAAGCTGA
- the tatA gene encoding twin-arginine translocase TatA/TatE family subunit, whose amino-acid sequence MLGMQELVIILLIVVLIFGAKRIPEIMSGLGKGIRSFKKNMEEDDTQIAPTTPPPQLDSTTAKGESGTAKDKIEPK is encoded by the coding sequence ATGCTTGGTATGCAAGAACTTGTAATAATATTGCTCATTGTGGTTCTTATCTTTGGAGCAAAAAGAATTCCCGAAATCATGAGTGGACTCGGAAAAGGAATCCGATCTTTTAAGAAAAACATGGAGGAAGATGACACACAGATCGCTCCCACAACTCCTCCTCCGCAACTGGATTCCACCACTGCAAAGGGGGAATCCGGTACTGCAAAAGACAAAATCGAACCGAAATAG